A genomic region of Chloroflexota bacterium contains the following coding sequences:
- the mtaB gene encoding tRNA (N(6)-L-threonylcarbamoyladenosine(37)-C(2))-methylthiotransferase MtaB encodes YTIVEADQPADIFILNTCTVTSIADRKSRQMLRRAHRINPGAQVIATGCYAQRAPGDLQRMPEVAMVVGNAEKMRLADLLAETKKTPRSYPVPPGERGAISASSQEAGARPYTNGRTRAFVKIQEGCNQVCAYCIVPKTRGLERSMPMERLIAQVKERVSEGYREVVLTGTQLGSYGFESGPNPADIPWYETLIRRILDETAIERLRMSSLQPQEISPGLIELCAQGRLCPHVHMPLQAGSNGVLKRMRRRYDTATYAKAVEQLRSAVPDIAITTDIIVGFPGESDTAFEESLRFAAAMGFAAMHVFPYSKRPGTSAAFLPGQVADDVKAARELRMLKVADEAREAYRQGMVGKRVRVLWEGKATGSGARIWRGHSENYVDVRTRNARTLANQVTEARITSADDDGLWCELGEV; translated from the coding sequence GCTACACGATCGTGGAGGCGGACCAGCCCGCCGATATCTTTATCCTGAACACCTGCACGGTGACGAGCATCGCGGACAGGAAGTCGCGGCAGATGCTGCGGCGGGCGCACCGGATCAACCCCGGCGCACAGGTCATCGCCACCGGGTGCTATGCCCAGCGCGCGCCGGGAGACCTGCAGAGGATGCCTGAGGTGGCGATGGTGGTGGGCAACGCGGAGAAGATGCGGCTGGCAGATCTGCTTGCAGAAACTAAGAAGACCCCGCGCTCTTATCCCGTCCCTCCAGGAGAAAGAGGGGCGATCTCAGCGTCCTCCCAAGAAGCGGGCGCAAGGCCATACACCAATGGACGGACGCGAGCCTTCGTCAAGATTCAAGAGGGATGCAACCAGGTCTGCGCCTACTGCATCGTGCCGAAGACGCGAGGGCTGGAGCGTAGCATGCCGATGGAGCGGCTTATCGCTCAGGTGAAAGAGCGGGTGAGCGAAGGCTATCGCGAGGTTGTGCTGACCGGGACACAGCTGGGCTCCTACGGGTTCGAGTCTGGGCCGAATCCGGCCGATATCCCTTGGTACGAGACGCTGATCCGGCGCATCCTGGACGAAACGGCCATCGAGCGACTGCGGATGTCGTCGCTCCAGCCGCAGGAGATCAGCCCCGGGCTTATCGAGCTTTGTGCGCAAGGGCGGCTCTGTCCCCACGTCCACATGCCGCTGCAGGCAGGGAGCAACGGCGTCCTCAAGAGGATGCGTCGCCGCTACGACACGGCGACGTATGCGAAGGCGGTGGAACAGCTGCGATCGGCCGTCCCGGATATCGCCATCACAACGGATATCATCGTAGGATTCCCTGGAGAGAGCGACACGGCGTTCGAGGAGAGCCTGCGCTTCGCCGCAGCGATGGGGTTCGCCGCGATGCACGTCTTCCCCTACTCGAAGCGGCCTGGGACCAGCGCGGCCTTCCTTCCGGGCCAGGTGGCGGATGACGTGAAGGCCGCCCGAGAGCTGCGGATGCTCAAAGTGGCCGACGAGGCGAGGGAGGCCTACCGCCAAGGAATGGTGGGCAAGCGGGTCAGGGTCCTATGGGAGGGCAAGGCTACAGGCAGCGGCGCCCGGATATGGCGAGGGCATTCGGAGAACTACGTGGACGTGCGAACGCGCAATGCGCGCACGCTGGCGAACCAGGTGACGGAGGCGCGCATCACAAGCGCGGATGATGACGGACTCTGGTGCGAGCTAGGCGAGGTTTAA
- a CDS encoding nuclear transport factor 2 family protein, protein MSLKPSTLLVGTDPKEWFRGKTAAKFLSDEAATMGGKIKVKVGKVEAYKEGSVGWGIANPTITLPNGKDFQPRWSAVLRKETGRWKIVQIHASVGVPNEQLLA, encoded by the coding sequence ATGTCGCTCAAGCCATCCACCCTCCTGGTCGGTACCGACCCCAAGGAGTGGTTCCGCGGCAAGACGGCGGCGAAATTCCTGAGCGATGAGGCGGCGACGATGGGTGGCAAGATTAAGGTGAAAGTTGGCAAGGTGGAAGCATACAAAGAAGGCTCTGTCGGCTGGGGCATCGCAAATCCAACCATCACACTGCCTAACGGGAAAGACTTCCAGCCCAGGTGGAGCGCCGTTCTTCGCAAAGAGACGGGCAGATGGAAGATCGTGCAGATTCACGCCTCTGTAGGCGTCCCCAACGAGCAGCTTCTCGCTTAA
- a CDS encoding citrate synthase: MASNDLTVVDNRTGKTYTIPIENGTIRAIDLRQIKNSEDDFGLLSYDPAFENTASCKSSITYIDGDQGLLWYRGYPIEDLAEKCTYTEVAYLLVHGSLPTKKQLDDWNFNVTHHTLIHENIRKIMDGFHYDAHPMGMLISTVAALSTFYPDAKNILSQTSRELQIYRGIAKMPTLAAFAYRKRAGLHYVYPDNDLSYVGNFMNMLFKMAEIKYRPNPVIERALDILFILHADHEQNCSTNAMRSIGSSQPDPYSSLAGAIAALYGPLHGGANEAALRMLERIGSKEKVWDFIKGVKNGQERLMGFGHRVYKNYDPRAKIIRRTAEQVFEETGRNPLIDIAIELERIALQDDYFVKRKLYPNVDFYSGIIYQAIGFNVDMYPVLFAIPRTSGWLAQWNEMLNDKAQRIARPRQIYTGEEKREIIPIEKRHAK, translated from the coding sequence ATGGCCTCCAACGACCTTACCGTTGTCGATAATCGAACCGGCAAGACCTACACCATCCCCATCGAGAACGGCACCATCCGGGCCATTGACCTCCGCCAGATCAAGAACAGCGAAGACGATTTCGGCCTCCTGAGCTACGATCCCGCCTTCGAAAATACCGCCTCCTGCAAGAGCTCCATCACCTACATTGACGGCGATCAGGGGCTCCTTTGGTATCGCGGCTACCCCATCGAAGACCTCGCCGAAAAGTGCACTTACACTGAGGTCGCCTACCTTCTGGTCCACGGCTCCCTTCCCACCAAGAAGCAGCTCGACGACTGGAACTTCAATGTCACGCACCACACCCTGATCCATGAGAACATCCGCAAGATCATGGACGGCTTCCACTATGACGCCCACCCCATGGGCATGCTTATCAGCACCGTGGCCGCCCTCTCCACCTTCTACCCGGACGCCAAGAACATCCTGAGCCAGACCTCCCGGGAGCTCCAGATCTACCGCGGCATCGCCAAGATGCCCACCTTGGCCGCCTTCGCCTACCGCAAGCGCGCTGGCCTCCACTACGTCTATCCGGATAACGACCTTAGCTATGTCGGCAACTTCATGAACATGCTCTTCAAGATGGCCGAGATCAAATACCGCCCCAACCCGGTCATCGAGCGCGCCCTGGACATCCTCTTCATCCTCCACGCCGACCACGAGCAGAACTGCAGCACCAACGCCATGCGGAGCATCGGCAGCTCCCAGCCTGATCCCTACTCCTCCCTCGCGGGCGCCATCGCCGCTCTCTACGGCCCTCTCCACGGCGGCGCCAACGAGGCCGCCCTCCGTATGCTGGAGCGCATCGGCAGCAAGGAGAAGGTCTGGGACTTCATCAAAGGAGTCAAGAACGGCCAGGAGCGCCTGATGGGCTTCGGCCACCGCGTCTACAAGAACTACGACCCGCGCGCCAAGATCATCCGGCGCACCGCCGAGCAAGTCTTTGAGGAGACGGGCCGCAACCCCCTGATTGATATCGCCATCGAGCTCGAGCGCATCGCGCTCCAGGACGATTACTTCGTCAAGCGCAAGCTCTATCCCAACGTGGACTTCTATTCGGGCATCATCTACCAGGCCATCGGCTTCAACGTGGATATGTACCCGGTGCTCTTCGCCATCCCGCGCACCTCCGGCTGGCTCGCCCAGTGGAACGAGATGCTGAACGATAAGGCTCAGCGTATCGCCCGCCCCCGCCAGATCTACACCGGCGAAGAGAAGCGCGAGATCATCCCCATCGAAAAGCGCCACGCGAAGTAA